The Elgaria multicarinata webbii isolate HBS135686 ecotype San Diego chromosome 7, rElgMul1.1.pri, whole genome shotgun sequence nucleotide sequence GATGTTAATGTCTGCTTCAGACAACTGAACACATGTGACAAGTTGACCCAACAAGGGCCCCAGATCCtttcaaatgcaaaacaaaaatcaCAACAATGTTAAGCTGCAGCATTTATAAGAGGGAAGAACACCTTTCAATACCACCTGTGCTGGTTTTTCTATCAAATATCCTACACACTTCCAACCCATGTATATAGTCTGTTAGATCCCATTAAGTATTCAACATTTAGAGCAAGGGACAGTTTTCACATAGCCCCCCTCTTCAAAATCAGAATctataccattttttttaaaaaaagaggtaagTTGGGTGAATGTGTGTAACACTCAATGTTACATATAGCTGGGTAACTAAATAGTACTTTCCTTACATGTTTGCAGATTTTTCTACTGGTTAAGAATAATtcaaaaatgtggattttccaGAATTCCTATTCCTTCCATTTCACCTTAGTGCacgataaaataaaataaaaatgcacatacatttatttCATTAAGACTAATTGCCATTATTCAAAAACCCAAGCATTTAACAATGATCCAAATACAGCAATACAATAGAACTGCTATTGTCCAAAATTTACAAATTTGAAACCACAAATTTACTCAGTCTACCTTCTCAGTGCAACTTTATGTTAATAGCATTGCCATTTTATCCAGCATTTTTATCTTAACCGCTTTGGATATACACCACATTGGATGTgagattgtattttattttacaaaattatACTTGTGGGGCAGCACCAAGATTAAACTTTTGCCGTCAACATACTGAACATTAATATATGGGGGATCTAGTCTCCCACTTGTTTCCTGGTGTGATAAACTCAAGTTCCCCTGCCATATACTCTATTGGAGACACGTAACTAACCACCCATATTTATAAAACCCAGAAGAATTCCTTTAGCCTTTCATGGTTAGAATGATATGAGATGGATTCTTTCCACTTGGAAATCTGAATTCAAACTTTTCCCAAATAAAGGCTTCATTTAGACAACATAATGATGGTgcggtaataatcaactcgacagttatTTAGGGAGTACTTCCCACACtacataataatcaaccatggtatggattaggatcagcgttgactaTCAGTCCACGCTGAATTGACTCACTAATCTCCCTGCTCAGTCCTCtggctagtatcccatcagcaattgctgccaaaaatctatcctgccagctggactagagtggcagccacccctttgaccgctcttgccttgtggcTGATGACATAACCAATGGcagccgaggaaataaccaattgTGCCCTCCACagaacatgataaccaatggtggttcaaatagccaacgcttcacagcgttggttatttcggccaaataaccaaccattggttaaaaaaaaccctccacacaAGACAAtcatccatggtgggttaaataaccaactgtcaactatttaaaccaacatttgttatcatgttgtctgaacactgtGTCTCACCAAAAGGAATGGAATGTTTGCACCATTTTTTCAATTGTGTATATAGTCACAGCATGTGATAGCCTGCATAAAAAGATACTTTGGGGGGATGGATAATGTGGCTGGTGAATTTTATGCAAGCAAATAATCCGTGAAGTGTTTGGGCATCCTTTGTAACATTTGTTAAGATAAACCAAACAAAATTAGAATAACTTAAGCAAAATATGAAGGCAACTGTGTTGATCCTTACAAAAAATCGAAACAGACAACGCAAGAGCTTTATTAAgaccaattgggggtggggaaagcaatgTGCTTGCTTTTGAGTTTTACAGAATTATGATTTATACCCTGCgtttatattttaataaaaacaatcaaAGTAGAATTCATCAGACTTGATGTTAAAAAAATGAGGGCAGATGAAGCTAAGGAGCAGAGCAAAAAGTATATCTGCAATATATTTAAATCGTAACATGGTGAGTCAATAAACTTTCTGCCTACTAATTAGGTTAGGTTTTGTCTCGAACAAAAGTTCACAGGTTGAAAAAGTTCACAACTTACACTGGGTCAAAAACCAATGGCCACTCTCCCTTTGAAAATATAAACACTGCCAGTTATTCAAATCTGTCTCTACTAGCACTAATAAAACTAACAGGTCCCTTGTAAGGCAGAGAACATAAAGACATGGCAATCCTTATATTAGCAACGCTGGATATTAATGACTCCTTAGATATATAAATAGGAGGTATTTTTTACCCAGTGGCCGGGCAGCATGTCTTCCCCTTTTAAGATAGTAGTAACTTGGGCAAAACAGTGCAGAATGATAGTACTCACTAAGGAAAAAATAATATTGAGAGTGAGATTCAAGGGACTGACTTTAAGGACAGTGATGAAAGTATATTAAGCAGAGATGTCAGCATTAGTAGTAGTTGTACAGTTCTGcattgttttacacacacacactcccccccaaaaaagtcagggCTGGCAGTGGAATCATTTCAAAATGACCTTTTCAAACAAAGCTGGAAAATCAGTGATGAAGAAAAATAGCACCATAAGGTGCATCAGAACTATTCGCCACTATGGATAAAGTACATCGCCTTTCTTTAACTGACTTCCTCATACTTTCTAATTGTTTCCACACAGAATTCAACATCACTTACTGTCCAATAAATGTATCGAATGTGTAATAGAACAAGTTAAAAGCGAATgttaatcttgattttttttaaaaaaatgttattttacattttttttggcTAGTATTAGCTTTAACTTGTCATtttaacagaatttatttataCTTCATATATTATAAAAGTTTGAAAAAAAAACTTCTGAAAGCACTGGACTCAAACCAGAGCAAATCTACTAAGAAGTAATAAATTCTGACtcctttcagaaaaaaagaaaaagaatgttcACATCTTGTGGACAGAAGCGTACAACTTCTGTACAAGCTACATCTATAATTCCTGTCCTTGACCTTCCTTACATAACGGATGGATGTTTCCTGGAGTTGTGCCCAGTCACCTCTAAGACAGACATCTGCAAATTGATTCAAGGTGTACACACTGGAAAGCAGATTGCCATTTGGCAAGGGGAAATGGAAAGGAGTTCTGAGCCTCCTCTAATGGCAATGGCTTCTTTATTGTTAATCAGGCCTAGTTGAGGCCAGGACACTTAATGGCCATCACAGCACCAACCTCACCTAccatttttaggtttttttttcctttttgcatttctAACATTTCACATATACATATTTTACACCTTGAGGTTATTATTACTATTCCAAATGCTCCCATATGAATACAGGTATGGTCTCTATATTTGATATAAATGTGTCTTTATTCAACTTTTCATTCCAGGGCTCTTTTGGTGTCCCATCTGCACATGAAAAAGGtccccctttttgttgttgcataAGAAAAAACAGTTCTTAGTCCAGAGGCTCTTGCTTTATTCGAATGACAGAGGATGAACGAGATGTCCTTCTGAGTTCTCGCCTAAGTACATATTCACTGAACTGGGAAGAGTCCACTCCTCCTCCACATGAGCCAACAATTTCAAATCCTCTTTGTTGCAATCGTTCAAGCACCTACAAAAAAAGGACAAGGAAAAAATGGTGTAAGAACAAAAACAGAGAAAGCAGTCCACCAGCCATCTATTCATCTCGGTTTCATCATTTTTTAATCTCAGGAAACCCTTCTCTACAGCTTGGTACTCAAAAGTAGTGTACAACCATTACCCTGAGAACCAGATAATTCCAGGATTCTAACAGGAGGTAAGTGGCATGGGATGATAATTCTTTAGCCTCATTTTAGTAGAATGCTTTCACCCTTCATTACATGTTACCATAGGGTAAAGTCTTCACCTTCATTTATCGTCAAATTATCTTAATTTTTCCTTTCTACTTTGCTATTTCTAATTCCATACACAAGCaaaactgcaactcccaccccCATAATAATTACTCCTAGAGTTCAATGACACACCAACAGCTATCTAGGCTCAGTAGATAATGAAACTGGAACCTCTGATTCATATTCTCACTTTGTGCCGTTTCAAGATACCTTTGCTTAACAGTAGAAAACTCTCACGTTAGATTGTGTATTCTAAGTTTGACGCTGACCCCTCTTGACTCCGACCATTCCCAGCTGATGGGCAGTCCAGGGGGGCACTGTCTGGTTGAGTAGTAGAGGTAGTGAAACACTAGCCAAGAAAGTGAGTTATGTCACTACTATTGAAGGAGGCAGTTGTTAACCTgctactgaaaaagccctctttgAATCCTACCTTCTTGCATAGCTACCGTTCAGTCTCAGAGTTAGTGGCATCACAACTAAAGGCATTATTTGATTGCAATGATTCTCTTTACCGTTTCCAATCTGTGTTTGAGTGGTTCCAATCCTATCAGGCCAGGTcctagaaggtggtgctggtggaCTGATGCAAAACATCTGGGTCTATGGACTCACTGCAAGGTTCTatctttaacatctacatgaaactccTGGGAGGTTGTCCAGGGACATGAGGATGGGTGTCACCAATATGTCGATAACTGACACAgttctatctctccttttcatctaatgcTATAGAGGCTGTAGAGGTCCTAGATAGTTCATTGAGTACAGTGATGTGGGCAAACAAATTGAGGCTTAATCCATACAAGACGAAGATGCTGCTCATCAGCAGGAAAGCTAACaaatttctgggcacaatttaaGGCACTGGTGATATGtataaaaccctaaatggtttgggccaggttatttgaaggaccatttTCTCCCACACAAGTCTGCCTGCCCTTTATGTCCATCATCGGAAGCATTGCTCCACAGCCCTTTGCCTTCATCTTAGTCAATTAACTGTGACACACACAAACGCAACTCTTCATGAAAAGATCTAGAAGCATGTGAAAAATCTACTAATTGCAAGAATACTGTTTATTAGGTATGCCTTTGCACTAGTTAACTGCTTACCTGAAGAAAGCGATGCAGATTCCTCTATTTTGTATTAAGCATGACTGACACCCATATTTTCATAATATCAAAACCCTGCAGCTAGATTACTACAATTTACTCTACATGTGTTGCCCCTGAAGGCTGTATTAAGACTGCAGCCAAAGATGTAAAATGAAGCTGACACTGTATGACAGGTATAAATTGCTAAGAGTACAACTCCATGACAACTTGTGTTATAGGCTTCCATAATCTATCAAGCAAAACTCAAGGTGCTGGCCTTGGCTTAGAAACCCATAACTGGCATACTTTTAAAACAGTCCCTTCTCCCATGCCTTCCCCATACCTAATGTGGACACTAAATTCAAAGTGACCATCGTCTTGAATATTCTAAGCTCTTATGGTATCGGCACACAGAGGAGTTCCTGTTGATGCTCCAAAGTTATAGCACTCTCAGGGCATGGTCTGAGGACATACGATGGTGCTATCTTGCTGAAGCTCAGCATATCTGGGTCCAGCCAATGCCACATGTCGCCttaagttccatgatggaagataagcaggatataactgtgCTAAATAAGTAACATATATATAAACAAACTTCCATCCCTGGGAGTGACTCAGCCATAACACTTCTGTCGGTGTTGCACTTATTTGGCTGGACATTTGGCTAGTTTGGGGCAGGTTATAGCTGGGGCATTTACTCTGTGGCTATTGGGTTAATATTGAATGTTTTGAGTTCACTGTAACTATTTTAATTCTGGAAAGTGTAGAATGGTCCTAAACTCCCAAATCATTGTTCAAAATAACTCTTACACATGACACCAGGACAGAAGTGAATTTGCAAAAGCCACAAGTACTTCCATCAATGGctagctttatatatatattttcccactAGCTATTTAACAATACCTCCCAGGCCGTCTGACTTTTGTAACACCTTTTTCACTAAGGCAATTCATTTAAGTTACAGTGTATATGGCCCCTCATTATGTCATAAAATGGAAACATTATTGAGGGCAGGGGAAAGATAACATCAGAATGTTTGTCAAAGATCTGGTAACTGCTATGTGCTCAGAAGCACCTGCAGTCTCAATTATCTACTTAATAGGTGCAATACATGCAATTAGATGCAACATAACAAATACGGAAATATAAATGATGCTCCAAGGAAGTACCTCAATGTTCtcaattatattaaaaaacttttgaagaaaaaaagaaactagTTTATCAGCAGGTAATTTAGTGGAAGTGCCGGTCTTCATGCAATGTAGGATCATCCATGTTAAAGGGGAATAataaatcacagaatagtagagttggaaggggcctataaggccatcaaatccactcccgtgctcaatgcaggaatccaccttaaagcatctctgagagattattattattgttatttatttatatagcaccatcaatgtacatggctgtccagctgcctcttgaatgcctctagtgtaggagagcccatgacttccctatgtaactggttccattgccgtactgctctaacagtcaggaagttttttcctgatgtccagctggaatctggtttcctgtaacttgagcccattattctgtgatcAAGTTTCCTGATTTCATGGGAGACCTATTCAGGACACTGACTGGAAATCCAACATCATGGCTTGCATGGAGATTCTCCATAGATACAAGTGTCTCTCCTCTTCAGACCATTACCCTACATGAGTACAGGGTGATGGAAATGTGGAACGAGAGGAGGGGGCTAGAAAAGTCTATACTTTTGTACATGCACATAACCCTGCTCACATTTGTGCTGGCTGTGCAGAGGCTGGGGGGGGCACAGGTATGACCTTTCTACCCCCCTATGCATTCATtatatgggggcagggggagatgagTGGGCAAGGCTTTCCTATCTGCATCTTTATTTCTAGAAGTGTGATGTAAGAGGTTACTTCTAGTTTTAAAAGCCCCAAATTGCGTTTTGGTGATCACCCCAAAACCGATCCATTTTAATAGGCGTGGACAGGGAGAAAAACCAGAAGCCAGAAAACTTGGATGCTACTTCTGGTTCAGCAATGCTATTTCGCATTAAATTTGGACAAGTCAGCAAATTTTTCTGAGATGCATTTCTGCCATACTGAGAAAATGCAGCACTTCTCTGTACCACAAGGGTATTTGAATGACAGGATCCCTCAGGAAGTATGAAGTTTTCAGACAGTGTGGTAACAAGACTATAACCAATCAGTAACTCATTAGTCTGATAGAACCTATGATGATTTTCCTAATTTAAAAGAACTTTCTCCTTCTGGCTCATACCTTCACTAGCCTCCCCATAAACTGTCATACTGATGACTACATACCTGAACTGAATTGAGatgacaatatccatttaaaggaAATCTGATGACATGTGTTGAGTCATGATTCCAACCTGCATTCACTGAATTGCACATCACGTCACCAATTTCTGGGAAAACCTCTTCTATCAAGGACTTGTCACCACTCAAGGTAATCCTCTCTCCAAGATCTGGAGCAACTCGCACAACCAAACACTCGCAGGATTTCGAAAATCGACCTGTCTCCCGATCCTGTTTCCACCGTTCCATTTCCCCTAGCATGGGCTGAAGCTGAAAATACTTTGCTTCTTCATATAACAAGGTATAATCCTGAAAGGCACATAATTTTCAGTTGAAACAGGGAATAAAACGGATTTGCAACTATGCAATATAGTTACAATAAAAAGACCTTATTAACGAAATATTTGTTTAGCTTTAGCAGTAGGTTGGGATTGTCCATCTTTTCCAATGAATAAGTGTTTAAAGAAGAACTATGCATAGACCCTGTTCACACTAAGccgcagtggttaagcatttttaactAAACATTACAGTTTAACATGCCGcgggaaccatgacttagtgtgttgtgtgaaccattcctaaccatggtggctacataaccatcgtTTAAACATGATGGCCTggctcagaagacattttaaaccatGGGAACGTTGTTGCCAGAAGTGAATGATTTCTTGGCTTTTTGCTGCTCTATTACCCCACCACACTATGACCTGGTTTACATGTAACACCTCTAATGTACTTCTGGTTGAGGCATTTGttgataataaattaaaataacgtACTTCTGGGTTGGAATAAATTATGGCAGacctgacattttaaaatgtgtggtcAAATACCTAAATAACTTCTCCACAAGAAATGATTTCTGACCACTTTTCCTTTGCTGAGCGTTTTGATTCAGAATTGGTCCATAACATACACAGAGCCATTGAAGTAGGCCACACCATGGCAGGACCCATCCAAGTATATAATGTTCAGTTTAAAGAGAACagtaaaaaacagaaaaatcaaaAGCATCAGGAAGAAAAAGGCTTAAAAAATACACAATCTTAAAAGGAAAGTCAAGCTTAGAAAAGTAAGATCAAGGTGGGGTGGGACATAAGAGTTTTTCAAATAGTGGAAGAAAAAACTGAGGAAGATCAGTTGGGAACCAACTTGGTTTCAGCCATGTCAAAAGCTAATTGAGGCTGGACAGTCAAAAGTGCTTGGATGTGGAACaccgtcccccacccccacaaatgaCAGGATCCTGCTCTCCGGACTTTTCCCAAAAAGAAACTGTGGCAGGGATACCTCTCCCTATAAAGAATCCTGCTCAAGGCACAGGACTGGACTAGATGTCCTTCAAGGTCTCTTCAACACTGGATTCAGTTATTTTGTAgatgaaaatgaaacaggcagtGACATCACCCACAAATCAAACTGGTGGGATTCATTTCTATTTTACCTATTTCTATTTTCTATTTTACCTGCGCTGAAAATAAGCATGAATCATTAAGAACAAGGGCAgcgggatttttgtttttttactttttaatgaCTAACCTGCCTCTAGGAAAGAAAGCCATTCGGGGCAGTGGAGAAACAGATGCAGAGTCTCAAGTGGACATATGTGCTAATGGGCTAATTTTAGGCACTAAGTGCCACTTGGGGTAGTATGCCCTAAGAATGCTCTCAAAGGGCAAGGGGGTACTACTACAGGTTTTTGTAGAGAATGCAGTTTGGCTTCATGGCTGGAACTAGAGTTCATTTCATCAGTCAAGCACGTTTTGATTTTCCTACTGAGTAGATAAGTAGGGCCAGATGTTTCAAGTAACCTGGGGCTAGGTATTAAGAGTGCTCAcacaaaaccctttttgaaaataTGGCCCTTAAGCAACAGGGATTAAACAATTCCACAATATCTTGAAATTCTTCATCTCTTTGCATGGTTCCTTCCCCAACCCATCTGAATGCTAGCAAATACCATGTTTGGGGAAAACCTACTAACGTGAAAAGATTAATTCTGATGGCACTCAGTTTCAGTGCcaaagaaaatgttaaaaaaaggggggggggcagaagtcTTAAAAATCACAAAGGAGAATTGCTCATTTAATCCttgcatgcttttttaaaactgtatcaaACTGCTATTTGGACCCTTTTAAAGTTAATGATTGATTTCAAAATCACTCCAGTTTAACATAAAGAAAAACTGTATTGATATCACATGCTAAAAGCAGTCCTATATAAAAAGTATTTGGATTCACGAGCCATCAATACATTGGATTCATGTATTAACATGAATTCTTCACTGGGCTATCAGGAAGACTTCATCCTAAATCTCTTTATATGAGGATGACTTATCTCTGGTTGGGATGGATAATCATTTCTGGATAAATTTATTGTATTGCATGCATCTCAAGGTTGATGGTGGAGGAAGGTATTTTTTAACAATTAAATTACTCTGAAAGAAAATAACTATTTTAATGATTAATTGTATTGCACCTTTGGATTGTTGTGGGGGAGTAGAAGGAAGGAGGATAATTATTTTGGatgacattattatttatttattattattaattccctGTCTGTTTTGAGGGTAGGGTAATCATTATTAAATATATCAGACAGACTTAATGATAACAAATTTGCatctcttatgcatgtttagacagacaaaagtcctacaactcccagcattcctcagttaGCATGTAGGACtctgttctgtctaaacatgcataggattgcacccttaagctgattaaccttcccctcccctcctcagccaTCTGGAGttcttaaagaaagaaagaaagaaagaagcaaagcagAAGAACTGTTAGAACTGTTAGAAGAACTGCTCTCGACCTGTCTAcccccaacctccctcacagatGGAATTCTTCCCCCAACTCCAAAATGTAtagcaaagtaaaggaaaaaatgAATTTGCTCTCATTTTCTCCACACAGATGGAATTCTCCAAAAATGAATAAGTAGCAAAGCCCCATAGCAATGGATTGTTAAAGCAAACCTCCTCATCCCCCTGACCAACATTTACTGGATCAATTTGTGTGACTGGGCTGGCTCACTCCTCAGGTTCAGTCCTTGAGTAGGTTCTTTTAAACAACCCCCTCCCAACACACATACTGCTTACTCATTTGTTCACTCTCTCGCTATTTCACCCTTCTCTTAAAACcaaacaacccccccaaaacccaaaacaaaacaaaaaaccaccccccgccccgccccacacaATATTCTGCAGCTCCTGCTCCTCATCCTAATCAGATCTCCGCTCCTCCCACTCTCTCCTAGCTTCAGCCTCACACCCACAGGTGATCTGCTGCCACTGTCTGTGTATGCCCTGTGCATGCTATACCAAGGAGAGAAGAGATGACCTATTGGGGTGGGCAATGTGGGTGGTTTTTATTGGCCCAGTACAGGTCACTTAACCTGGTAGCGGCTATGCAGTCACAGCATAGGGCACCCAGCAGCACCATCCACTGGAAAACTCTTTGCGGAGACCACCCCCCTGACTGTTCTCTTTGATTCCATGGGGGACTGTTCTCTTGGGACGGCCTTCAGGAAAGTGGCCATTATTGTACTGTATAATCTGTACGTGCACACTTGGTAGGCATGCacagaaagcaaaaacaaagtcAGAGAGTGAAAGGAGAAGGCAACCATCAAAGAAGGAAGTGTGGCAGCTGCCAGCCCAACATAATGGCACCACGctagaaggaagagaggagagggaaATAAATGTACAGTATGGAGGGAGCtgtagagggggaggggctgtggggaGGCAGGGCACTGCCCCTGTGCACTCTTTTAAGAGGACCACCACTGGTCCAATTATTGCAATAGCCTAACAGGTCCCCTTTTCTCAAAAGACCAttgaaaataagaagaaaaataagaagaCCATTGAAAATAAGAAGAGAACAACTTTGCACTGTGACAGTGTTAACTGCAGTGTCAAGGCAAAACCAATTTGAAGCAGTATTAAATCACAAAGCAGTGCTTTGTGATTCAGTTGGTTTTTGGTACACACAGGAAtgtacaggattattattattattattattattattattattattattattatttacaaaaccAGAAAAATCAACTAAGTCATTTATGATGCAGACAAAATATGAAGTTATTTCCCTCCCCTATTTTGAGAAGTTGCTCGGGATAGAATGAACCCCAATTAGTTTAAGTGTTCAATAGTTTCActttcccattaatttcaataggggTAAATTGGATCCCTGGCTGGTAGCTTACACAGAAATCCTGAGTGCAGCTGATAGGGAACGAAGAGGCAGATCTACTATCTCATTTCCAGTCATGCTGGGTTGCATCAGACAGAGCTGAAAGTGTGCCGGACGGCAGTGAACAGTTTCGGCAGGCTATTCAGTTCAGTGCATATGTGTATTTACAGTTCGCTTCTATTGACAGCAATgaggcatggggagggggtgtGGTGTAATGTTCTTTTAAGATAAAGTGTGTCTCAGCACAGCTGAACTGTATTTAAGTAATCAAGGTTTTGGGGTTAATCTgttccttgtatttatttattacatttttatatcgcccagtagctgaagttctttgggcagttcacaaaaattaaaaccatgaaaagcataataaaacaaccaacagtctaaaaacacaaatacaaaatacaatataaaaagcacaaccaggataaaaccacacagagtaTCCAGAGTGTGCTGCTGCTTGTTTGGATGCTGGTCATCCTATGGAGAAATAAACATTGTTTGTTTGCTGTACGGGAACCTC carries:
- the KCTD1 gene encoding BTB/POZ domain-containing protein KCTD1 isoform X3, which produces MSRPLITRSPASPLNNQGIPTPAQLTKSNAPVHIDVGGHMYTSSLATLTKYPDSRIGRLFDGTEPIVLDSLKQHYFIDRDGQMFRYILNFLRTSKLLIPDDFKDYTLLYEEAKYFQLQPMLGEMERWKQDRETGRFSKSCECLVVRVAPDLGERITLSGDKSLIEEVFPEIGDVMCNSVNAGWNHDSTHVIRFPLNGYCHLNSVQVLERLQQRGFEIVGSCGGGVDSSQFSEYVLRRELRRTSRSSSVIRIKQEPLD
- the KCTD1 gene encoding BTB/POZ domain-containing protein KCTD1 isoform X1; its protein translation is MEELRDSRPNMSRPLITRSPASPLNNQGIPTPAQLTKSNAPVHIDVGGHMYTSSLATLTKYPDSRIGRLFDGTEPIVLDSLKQHYFIDRDGQMFRYILNFLRTSKLLIPDDFKDYTLLYEEAKYFQLQPMLGEMERWKQDRETGRFSKSCECLVVRVAPDLGERITLSGDKSLIEEVFPEIGDVMCNSVNAGWNHDSTHVIRFPLNGYCHLNSVQVLERLQQRGFEIVGSCGGGVDSSQFSEYVLRRELRRTSRSSSVIRIKQEPLD
- the KCTD1 gene encoding BTB/POZ domain-containing protein KCTD1 isoform X2 — translated: MFQDSRPNMSRPLITRSPASPLNNQGIPTPAQLTKSNAPVHIDVGGHMYTSSLATLTKYPDSRIGRLFDGTEPIVLDSLKQHYFIDRDGQMFRYILNFLRTSKLLIPDDFKDYTLLYEEAKYFQLQPMLGEMERWKQDRETGRFSKSCECLVVRVAPDLGERITLSGDKSLIEEVFPEIGDVMCNSVNAGWNHDSTHVIRFPLNGYCHLNSVQVLERLQQRGFEIVGSCGGGVDSSQFSEYVLRRELRRTSRSSSVIRIKQEPLD